The Maylandia zebra isolate NMK-2024a linkage group LG4, Mzebra_GT3a, whole genome shotgun sequence genome segment CTTTCATAAGGAGGTGCAACTGAATTGATATATCAGCATAGAtacaaaacctttattttcaCAATATCAAAATTGACACACCTACAGAGAAGTGTAGATTAAAAGAAATTAAGAGGGCAATGGTTAATACATGACTCGTGTTGGGAGTCGTTACATCTCTGGTGTTAAGATGTGAGGGTGTGGAGCTCTCGGGAAGCTTTTGTTAAAAGGAGCACATGTGGTGGGAGACAGTTAAACAGCAAATAAAGAGAAGAGAGGGCATTTTGTTTAATCCTGGCAGCAACAATTatacaaaaatcaaaaacagagACAACATATGTATTGAAGGAATTTCTAAAATGATAAAACTGAAGCTTCCTACGGCTGCATACTTTAGAAAAATCATGAaaaaggagaaggaaaaaaaaagaagaagaaaaaaacagcactcCTTCCAAATACGTCTAAAACTAAATGACAGTGTCTGTCACAGGAGggggacaaaacaaaaaaacaaaaaaacaactactaCAATTGTAGTGAAAGTTGAGCCAGGAAAGGAGAAATTCATATCTACACAGAGTGAGGAAGATGAGAACAAATGGAAGGAGAGCAGAAAGAAATGGCCATCTTTATGTAGCTGAAGAGAAATGACAACAGTCATGGGCCCATTAACCACCTCGTCCTTACACCTTCCACAGTGACTGCTCTGTCAGGCTTGGGCAGTAGGGCAAAAAATCCAGCTCTTCAAGCTGAAGCTGTGCAGGAGCTTGGCAGGGTTTGGCAGGTTTTCTGTCTCACTGCTTTGAGTTCACACTGACAGAACGATCCAGCGGCAGGATGGAGGGCAGCTGATTTGAAACGGTACTGGAAATTTGGATGTGTCATGGCTGTCTGCTCAAAGACTTCACAGGAAATAGTCGGCTACTGGTTTCTTGGAGGGTATGCCTCTGGTCTCTTGTGGTGCTGCTTCAAATATGATGAACTCCCGCTGTAGATGCTCATCCAACTCCAAGATGGCTGCTACATTACCACATCTGTTAGGAGAGGAACAAACATTGGTTATACACAAAAAGAGCCTTGTGTATATTTAATTAGCACAGTTTCAAACATTTCTTTGGTATGAAACAACACCGAGATGGCCTTAACCATGCCTGATCACTGGAAACTTTTCCTTTTATTAGTCATGCAATGTATGTAATCCCATCTATTCTGATTGTCAGTGGCCTTTCGTGCCGCCTGTCAAGAATAGAATGAGTTATATCAACTTTATATAGACCATGTTTCATATTTTGATCGAGGAAAATTTCTTTCACTGTAattatttttagtgttttatcaCCCAGCCATAGCACAACGGTATAAACTGCTCTATAGATAAAAGTTTCCTTACTACTATGCTTGTTAAAATGCATTCCCCAAAGTGAGTATTGTTTTGTATCTATGCCAATTGGGTCAAAGCAGCAGACTGACATGTATGAAGCATTATGGGGAATCAAAATGTTACACAACGGCTTTTAATGCTTATTTGTCACAGGGGTAACCATCTCATATTTCAACAGTAGTAAGGTAAACAGAACAAATAGTCTGTTTATAAAGTAATCCACCATGAATGGAGGCTTGACTGGCCAATTCAGCTGACGTCAGTTGATGCTAGAACAAACCCGAACATGGTTCAATTTGTTGTACAGCAAGTCTCTACACAGCAGCAGGTATGCCTTTCCAAACATTTGCAATCTTAACATTGGCCTGCATAAGCTGTAGATTTCAATTTATAGTGCTGGAATTTCACTGGTAATTGCTGTTAATACTAAGACAACATGATCCGCCTTTGGAATATTTCAGGGACCAAATCAGTATTTACATGACGAGGACATCTTTCCCCATTCAAGATATCTGAGATTAATGTAGCTATGTACCTGTAGCAGTAGTTGGGTGCTGACCACACTGTGAGCACCGTCTCATTGAAGTGCCACTTGTAGCCTTCCATAACTAGCTGATGAGCTCGACAGATCATGTGGATGTCGTTGGCGGCGTTGAACTGAGCCACTACGTCACTCCCAAATAAGTAGCCGGCACCTCTAGGACTCACCCCCCAGCCTGTGGTGTctgaaaacagagagaaactggtcacacaaacacatccgtCATACAGTCCTTTAATTCTCCACTGCTGTTTCTTGTTAACGTCAATTTCAATTTTTAGATGTCCAAGTGAAGTGTCTGTACCTTCAGGGTCTGACCACAGGAGGTCACACATTGGTCCATCATGGGGCACTTCCTGTTTTCTATCAATGGTCCGGATCTGATCCAGTGTCTGGATGGAGGGAGACAATCCCCCGTGCACACAGAAGATCTACAGACACAGAATTATatcaaaacaaatgaaacagctACGTTACACAGGGAGTTTTAAAAGCAGTAACATGTTCAGAAGAAAACGCTACATATGAAGTAAGTGCTGGATGACGTATCTAACCTTGCCATCGATAAtagcagagagagaaaggtaGTCGAAAATCTCTGTGCAGTATCTCCAGACAGTGACTGAGCCATATTTGCGGAGGCACTCGTCATAGAAGCCGTAGACCTGGGTGATCTGCCGGGACTCGTGGTTTCCCCGGATCAAGGTAATCCGGTCTGGATAACGTACCTGGATCGTACAGCAGagataaaagatgaagaaaagggAGTTCTGACACCCCGTGggaaagtaaatgtaaaaactgTGACTGGTGTAGCTCAGCAGTGGACAGACAAACTACCTTAAGAGCTAGCAACAGAAGAAAAGTCTCCACACTGTAGAAGCCTCTGTCCACAAAGTCACCCATGAACAGATAATTTGTCTCCGGGACATCTCCTCCCACCTGTCatgcagaaaaatgaaaaagaagccCTTTAAACAGATGCATACTAGTAATTTAATGTGCACAAGTCTCTACCTCCCCAACTCACAATAATGGGCTCCAAGACCTGCAATGCACCAAGATTGAACCATACcactagggctgcacgattttgcataaaatgagaatcacgattttttggcttagaattgagatcacgattctctcacgattttcttttccagtataaatatttatcgCGCTTATTAaatgcacatcaacttcgtaacagttgagactgaacataaaaacaataaataaacataaaaacaacaaatgtctcacattttgtcgttgctgcaaaatgttgtactgcttgaaattccatctccaccgttgctcgacgctgcgtgtatagagcaggcagtgcaacaatagaaaaatagttgcgggacggcactgtgtcgcgtttgtctagggtgttgatcattttcctaaatccctcgttttgcacagagttgatgggagccatatctttggtcaggtgat includes the following:
- the LOC101479584 gene encoding serine/threonine-protein phosphatase 4 catalytic subunit B, producing MCVTMGDISDLDRQIEQLRRCELIKENEVKALCAKAREILVEESNVQRVDSPVTVCGDIHGQFYDLKELFRVGGDVPETNYLFMGDFVDRGFYSVETFLLLLALKVRYPDRITLIRGNHESRQITQVYGFYDECLRKYGSVTVWRYCTEIFDYLSLSAIIDGKIFCVHGGLSPSIQTLDQIRTIDRKQEVPHDGPMCDLLWSDPEDTTGWGVSPRGAGYLFGSDVVAQFNAANDIHMICRAHQLVMEGYKWHFNETVLTVWSAPNYCYRCGNVAAILELDEHLQREFIIFEAAPQETRGIPSKKPVADYFL